A single genomic interval of Streptomyces sp. NBC_01296 harbors:
- a CDS encoding C40 family peptidase: protein MRMISRLALSIAVAGAVTAATLGQAVADTPTPSAAASSTANPGFLTHFTPTVPNPTTASAAQLAAAASSGKVAAPAAVGSFATLAADSSAGGSISRAEVIDRAQSWVDAGVPYSMTSYRTDSNGKYRTDCSGFVSMAWHLNASSGTNWGETTGTLLNYTSSIAKESLKPGDILLNPDSGASGHVVIFNGWTSSDHSTYDALEESGSSGAVRHSIPYPYYSGHGTFSPRRYDNIQDTSSRADITGDGKADLMVLSTDGTIGLRPGSGTSFGASTTVSAGWQNYLGGAGQGRLYYADINGDGKKDLLVLGTDGTLGVRFNNGSGTSFGASVPISSGWQNYLGQPGQGRLSFPDINGDGKADLVIQGTDGTIATHLGSGTSFGANLPLSSGWQNYLSQPGQGRLSFPDINGDGKADLVIQGTDGTIATHLGSGTSFGANLPLSSGWQNYLSQPGQGRLYYADINGDGKADLIIQGTDGTVATHLGSGTSFGANLPLSSGWQNYLSQPGQGSLSFE, encoded by the coding sequence ATGCGCATGATCAGTCGCCTCGCCCTGTCCATAGCGGTTGCCGGCGCGGTCACCGCCGCGACGCTCGGCCAAGCCGTCGCCGATACCCCGACGCCGTCCGCCGCCGCGTCCAGCACGGCGAACCCGGGCTTTCTGACCCACTTCACCCCGACCGTTCCCAACCCGACGACCGCCTCGGCGGCGCAGCTGGCCGCAGCCGCCAGTTCGGGGAAGGTCGCGGCACCCGCAGCTGTCGGTTCCTTCGCCACTCTGGCCGCGGATTCCTCGGCAGGCGGCAGCATCAGCCGGGCGGAGGTCATCGACCGGGCCCAGTCATGGGTCGACGCAGGCGTGCCGTACAGCATGACCAGCTACCGCACGGACTCCAACGGCAAGTACCGAACTGACTGCTCCGGCTTCGTCTCCATGGCCTGGCACCTGAACGCCTCCAGCGGGACCAACTGGGGTGAGACCACCGGCACCCTGCTGAACTACACCTCCTCCATCGCGAAGGAGTCCCTCAAGCCGGGCGACATCCTCCTCAACCCCGACTCGGGCGCCAGCGGCCATGTCGTCATCTTCAACGGATGGACCAGCTCCGATCACTCCACGTACGACGCGTTGGAGGAGTCCGGCAGCAGCGGCGCAGTCCGCCACAGCATCCCCTACCCCTACTACAGCGGCCACGGCACCTTCAGCCCCCGCCGCTACGACAACATCCAGGACACCAGCAGCCGCGCGGACATCACCGGTGACGGCAAGGCCGATCTGATGGTGTTGAGCACGGATGGGACGATCGGACTCCGGCCCGGTTCCGGAACGAGCTTCGGTGCGAGCACCACGGTCAGCGCCGGCTGGCAGAACTACCTCGGCGGCGCGGGTCAGGGCCGGCTGTACTACGCCGACATCAACGGCGACGGAAAGAAGGACCTGCTCGTCCTCGGCACCGACGGCACGCTCGGCGTCCGCTTCAACAACGGATCCGGCACCAGCTTCGGTGCGAGCGTCCCGATCTCCTCGGGCTGGCAGAACTACCTCGGCCAGCCCGGCCAGGGCCGGCTGTCCTTCCCCGACATCAACGGCGACGGCAAAGCCGACCTGGTCATCCAGGGCACCGACGGGACAATCGCCACCCACCTCGGCTCCGGCACCAGCTTCGGCGCCAACCTCCCCCTGTCCTCCGGGTGGCAGAACTACCTCAGCCAGCCCGGCCAAGGCCGCCTGTCCTTCCCCGACATCAACGGCGACGGCAAAGCCGACCTGGTCATCCAGGGCACCGACGGGACAATCGCCACCCACCTCGGCTCCGGCACCAGCTTCGGCGCCAACCTCCCCCTGTCCTCCGGGTGGCAGAACTACCTCAGCCAGCCCGGCCAAGGCCGGCTCTACTACGCGGACATCAACGGCGACGGCAAGGCCGACCTGATCATCCAGGGCACCGACGGCACCGTCGCCACCCACCTCGGCTCCGGCACCAGCTTCGGCGCCAACCTCCCCCTCTCCTCCGGCTGGCAGAACTACCTCAGCCAGCCCGGCCAGGGCTCCCTCTCCTTCGAGTAG
- a CDS encoding helix-turn-helix transcriptional regulator, giving the protein MLEFLGLDSRTEAVYQEMLARPAGGVAELCELLGLPESTVRGCLDQLADLQLLRSSRDDPGALRVVSPERGLELILRRQEDELLRRQQELARGKAAAARVVAEYASLHPDASAGAGATERLVGLDAIQAKLEVLTEALTQECLSVMPGAAQSQASLDASRPLDEEAMGRGVSILTLYQDSARNDPATYAYARWMTDQGGMVRTCPVLPPRLLVFDREVAIVPLDPSNSRLGALCTREPGIVASLVALFEQTWHTAVPLGTAQPQGTHTGLTPGEQELLRLLAAGMTDDNAGKRLGISVRTVRRQMAALMERLNASSRFEAGLKAAQNGWL; this is encoded by the coding sequence ATGCTGGAGTTCTTAGGGTTGGACAGTCGTACAGAGGCGGTCTACCAGGAGATGCTCGCCAGACCTGCCGGCGGAGTGGCCGAGCTGTGCGAGCTGCTGGGCCTGCCGGAGAGCACGGTCAGGGGATGCCTGGACCAGCTCGCCGATCTGCAGCTGCTGCGATCCTCGCGGGACGACCCCGGCGCGTTGCGGGTAGTCAGCCCGGAGCGCGGACTGGAACTGATCCTGCGCCGTCAGGAGGACGAGCTCCTGCGCCGCCAGCAGGAACTGGCGCGCGGCAAGGCGGCCGCGGCGCGGGTCGTGGCCGAGTACGCCTCCTTGCACCCCGACGCCTCTGCCGGTGCCGGTGCCACGGAACGGCTGGTCGGGCTCGACGCCATCCAGGCGAAGCTCGAAGTGCTCACGGAGGCGCTCACCCAGGAGTGCCTGTCCGTCATGCCGGGTGCCGCCCAGTCCCAGGCCAGCCTCGACGCGTCACGCCCGCTGGACGAAGAGGCGATGGGCCGCGGAGTCAGCATCCTGACGCTCTATCAGGACAGCGCGAGAAACGACCCGGCGACGTACGCCTATGCCCGGTGGATGACGGACCAGGGCGGAATGGTCCGCACCTGTCCCGTCCTGCCGCCCCGCCTCCTCGTCTTCGACCGCGAAGTCGCCATCGTGCCCCTCGATCCGTCCAACAGCCGTCTGGGCGCGCTGTGCACCAGAGAGCCTGGCATCGTGGCCTCCCTCGTCGCCCTCTTCGAACAGACCTGGCACACCGCCGTCCCCCTCGGCACTGCCCAGCCGCAGGGCACCCACACAGGTCTCACCCCCGGCGAGCAGGAACTGCTGAGGCTCCTCGCTGCCGGAATGACCGACGATAACGCCGGTAAACGCCTCGGCATCTCCGTGCGCACTGTCCGCAGGCAGATGGCCGCGCTCATGGAACGCCTCAATGCCTCCAGCCGCTTCGAAGCGGGACTGAAAGCCGCCCAGAACGGCTGGCTCTGA
- a CDS encoding PadR family transcriptional regulator — MTSSAPRSSPLALTVLALLHYKPLHPYGIQRLVKDWGKEQVVNVRQRASLYRTIERLNGDGLIAVRETERDQQYPERTVYEVTDAGRETARAWLEEMLSAPKQEFPEFPAALSNLLLLTPEEMANVLERRAVALAEKLDGLEAALAAEADQGLPRITRLETEYLRAVTAAELEWVRAVVEDLRAGGLAWSKDQLDALAAGPVHQ, encoded by the coding sequence ATGACTTCATCTGCTCCCCGCAGCTCGCCCCTCGCCCTGACCGTCCTGGCTCTGCTGCACTACAAGCCGCTGCACCCGTACGGCATCCAGCGCCTGGTCAAGGACTGGGGCAAGGAACAGGTCGTCAACGTCAGGCAGCGTGCGAGCCTCTACCGCACGATCGAGCGACTCAATGGCGACGGGCTGATCGCGGTCCGCGAGACAGAGCGCGATCAGCAGTACCCCGAGCGGACCGTGTACGAGGTCACCGACGCGGGGCGCGAGACCGCCCGCGCCTGGCTGGAGGAGATGCTCTCCGCGCCCAAACAGGAATTCCCGGAGTTCCCGGCCGCCCTGTCAAATCTGCTGCTGCTCACGCCGGAAGAAATGGCGAACGTACTGGAGCGACGGGCCGTCGCACTCGCGGAGAAGCTCGACGGACTGGAAGCGGCACTGGCCGCAGAGGCGGATCAGGGGCTGCCGCGCATCACCCGCCTGGAGACCGAGTACCTGCGAGCCGTAACGGCCGCGGAGCTGGAGTGGGTGCGCGCGGTGGTCGAAGACCTGCGAGCCGGCGGGCTCGCGTGGTCGAAGGATCAGCTCGACGCCCTCGCGGCAGGTCCGGTGCATCAGTGA
- a CDS encoding FAD-dependent oxidoreductase, with translation MTRTGKARTALIIGGGIAGPVAAMALHRAGIEAAVYEAYDSTADGAGGGMTIAPNGQNALDAIGAGDLVRAIGTPVTAMGLRSWTGKDLAQFAPPSRLPSLQFVWRADLYRAIYDEAERRSVPIHHGKRLTDTTDTDSGVTAHFADGTQASADILIGADGIRSTVRPLIDPVAPQPNYAGLVCFGARMHQSGLPSTNGVMYMCFGKRAFFGYQVFDDSSAVWFVNLPHVLPMTVAEAQAIGTKEWMRTLQTAFADDRTPALEMISRTDPRQLLITGPMENMPRVPTWTRDRMTLIGDAAHAASSSSGQGASIAVESAVELARCLRDLPYGQAFSTYEQLRRPRVERIIKLGARTNSNKTAGPVGRVLRDLVMPATMKLINPEKMAWQFDHHIDWNAKAAPLT, from the coding sequence ATGACCCGCACCGGCAAAGCCCGCACAGCGCTCATCATCGGCGGCGGTATCGCGGGCCCCGTCGCCGCGATGGCCCTCCACCGCGCAGGTATCGAGGCCGCCGTCTACGAGGCGTACGACTCCACGGCCGACGGGGCCGGAGGCGGCATGACCATCGCCCCGAACGGCCAGAACGCCCTCGACGCGATCGGCGCGGGCGACCTCGTCCGCGCCATCGGCACACCGGTCACCGCCATGGGCCTCCGGAGCTGGACGGGCAAGGACCTCGCACAGTTCGCCCCGCCCTCCCGCCTCCCGTCGCTGCAGTTCGTCTGGCGCGCCGATCTCTACCGTGCGATCTACGACGAGGCGGAGCGCCGCTCGGTACCCATCCACCACGGCAAGCGGCTGACCGACACGACGGACACCGACTCCGGCGTCACCGCGCACTTCGCGGACGGTACGCAGGCCAGCGCCGACATCCTGATCGGCGCCGACGGCATCCGCTCAACGGTCCGCCCCCTCATCGACCCGGTCGCGCCACAGCCGAACTACGCCGGCCTGGTCTGCTTCGGAGCCCGGATGCACCAATCCGGACTTCCTTCCACCAACGGCGTCATGTACATGTGCTTCGGCAAGCGCGCCTTCTTCGGCTACCAGGTCTTCGACGACTCCTCGGCGGTGTGGTTCGTCAACCTGCCCCACGTCCTCCCGATGACAGTCGCCGAGGCCCAGGCGATCGGCACGAAGGAGTGGATGCGTACCCTGCAGACCGCCTTCGCCGACGACCGCACCCCCGCCCTCGAGATGATCAGCCGCACCGACCCCCGCCAGCTCCTCATCACCGGCCCGATGGAGAACATGCCAAGGGTCCCGACCTGGACCCGCGACCGCATGACCCTGATCGGCGACGCGGCCCACGCCGCCTCGTCCAGCTCCGGGCAGGGCGCCTCCATCGCCGTCGAAAGCGCCGTCGAACTGGCGCGCTGCCTCAGGGACCTGCCCTACGGCCAGGCTTTCTCGACGTACGAACAACTGCGCCGCCCCCGCGTCGAACGCATCATCAAACTCGGCGCCCGCACGAACAGCAACAAGACCGCGGGCCCGGTCGGCCGCGTACTGCGCGACCTCGTGATGCCGGCGACCATGAAGCTGATCAACCCGGAGAAGATGGCCTGGCAGTTCGACCACCACATCGACTGGAACGCGAAGGCAGCCCCGCTCACCTGA
- a CDS encoding PPOX class F420-dependent oxidoreductase: MTQGPAPRSLSDEALSALLAGQQFGTLATVKQSGHPHLTTMLYSWDPEARIVRLSTTADRIKVKHLQRNPRAALHVQGGDVWSFAVAEGAAEASEITTVPGDAVGRELLAMIPTAAKPEGENAFFKQVVAERRIVIRLRVERLYGTALDIKER; the protein is encoded by the coding sequence ATGACTCAAGGACCAGCGCCTCGCTCCCTGTCCGACGAAGCCCTCTCCGCCCTACTCGCCGGGCAGCAGTTCGGGACCCTCGCCACTGTCAAGCAAAGTGGCCATCCGCACCTGACCACCATGCTCTACAGCTGGGACCCCGAGGCCCGCATCGTGCGGCTGTCCACCACGGCCGACCGCATCAAAGTCAAGCATCTGCAGCGCAACCCGCGCGCGGCGCTGCATGTGCAGGGGGGCGACGTTTGGTCGTTCGCTGTCGCCGAGGGTGCGGCGGAGGCGTCCGAGATCACGACGGTTCCCGGCGACGCAGTCGGGCGGGAACTGCTCGCGATGATCCCAACGGCCGCGAAGCCGGAGGGTGAAAACGCATTCTTCAAGCAGGTGGTCGCCGAGCGCAGGATCGTCATTCGGTTGAGGGTGGAGCGGCTGTACGGGACGGCCTTGGACATCAAAGAGCGCTAG
- a CDS encoding HopJ type III effector protein encodes MTDLNSLRASLASGEHEFANTLAFVAAHYEYQPQAFRNGELENAAGANEGSCKTLGLALLEGLSDQEALLAFGEHYRSVLATPNDTDHGNIRNLMAHGLAGVSFAGQPLARKS; translated from the coding sequence ATGACTGATCTGAACTCGCTGCGGGCAAGCCTTGCGTCAGGTGAGCACGAGTTCGCCAACACCTTGGCCTTCGTCGCCGCGCATTACGAGTATCAGCCGCAGGCGTTCCGCAACGGGGAACTGGAAAATGCCGCAGGTGCGAACGAGGGTTCCTGCAAGACGCTGGGACTGGCCCTGCTGGAAGGGCTGAGCGACCAAGAGGCGCTGCTGGCATTCGGTGAGCACTATCGCAGTGTGCTGGCGACGCCGAACGACACTGATCACGGCAACATTCGCAACCTCATGGCCCATGGCCTGGCAGGGGTGAGCTTCGCCGGCCAACCGTTGGCACGCAAGAGCTGA
- the ligA gene encoding NAD-dependent DNA ligase LigA, translating to MTCMTENSALLSPAAYVEAVTTAVTASAAYYGDGTTPLGDDEYDGLLRAIAAYEEAHPDEALAESPTGKVAGGAVQGDVPHSVPMLSLDNVFDADELAEWAAGLERRLGHPVAGWCVEPKLDGLAVAARYRGGRLVQVLTRGDGLAGEDITHAADAVLGLPPLLTKPIDVELRGEVLLTTAQFEEANRIRLAHEATPFAHPRSGAAGTLRAKDRPYRIELTFFAYSAIGLDDLGHVALLENLAALGANTAAGTAVAPMRCETVEQVQERIDVIAGLRGDLPFGIDGVVVKADTAEDQRQAGSGSRAPRWAVARKLAAEHKVTRLLAVEWNVGRTGIIAPRAVLEPVVIDGVTVTYATLHNPSDITRRGLMIGDQVFVYRAGDVIPRVEAPLVDQRTGAESPIVFPEACPRCGDAIDTSEQRWRCVRGRSCQAVASVIYAAGRDQLDIEGLGGTRAIQLVEAGLVKDVADLFTLTREQLLGLERMGETSAANLLAAIETARGAALSRVFCALGVRGTGRTMSRRIAAYFGSMAAIRAADADTLAGVDGIGSEKARVIAAELVELAPLLDRLEAQQVGTQVTEPQKPATDANDDEDANDGGGSAGGPLAGQAVVVTGAMTGPLAVLSRNEMNELIERAGGKASSSVSKRTTLVVAGEKAGSKRTKAEELGIRILDPEEFAVLVAALLPTT from the coding sequence ATGACCTGCATGACCGAAAACAGTGCCCTGCTCTCTCCTGCCGCCTACGTGGAGGCCGTGACCACTGCCGTGACGGCGTCGGCCGCGTACTACGGCGACGGGACCACCCCGCTCGGTGATGACGAGTACGACGGGCTGCTGCGCGCCATCGCGGCCTACGAGGAGGCCCACCCGGACGAGGCGCTTGCCGAATCGCCGACCGGGAAGGTGGCGGGCGGGGCCGTACAGGGTGACGTGCCGCACTCGGTGCCGATGCTCTCCCTCGACAACGTCTTCGACGCCGACGAGCTCGCCGAGTGGGCCGCAGGGCTGGAACGGCGTCTCGGGCACCCTGTGGCCGGGTGGTGTGTGGAGCCGAAGCTCGACGGCCTCGCGGTGGCCGCCCGGTACCGGGGTGGTCGGCTCGTTCAGGTCCTCACCCGCGGCGACGGCTTGGCCGGCGAGGACATCACCCACGCCGCCGACGCCGTCCTCGGTCTGCCGCCGCTCCTCACCAAGCCGATCGACGTCGAGTTGCGCGGCGAGGTGCTGCTGACGACCGCGCAGTTCGAGGAGGCCAACCGGATCCGGCTCGCCCACGAGGCCACGCCCTTCGCGCACCCGCGCAGCGGGGCGGCCGGCACGCTGCGGGCCAAGGACCGCCCCTACCGGATCGAGTTGACCTTCTTCGCCTACAGCGCGATCGGCCTGGACGACCTCGGCCACGTGGCTCTGCTGGAGAACCTGGCCGCGCTCGGCGCGAACACGGCCGCCGGTACGGCCGTCGCCCCGATGCGATGCGAGACCGTGGAGCAGGTGCAGGAACGAATCGACGTGATCGCCGGCCTGCGCGGAGACCTGCCGTTCGGGATCGACGGTGTCGTCGTCAAGGCCGACACGGCCGAGGACCAGCGGCAGGCCGGCAGCGGCTCGCGCGCCCCGAGGTGGGCGGTGGCCCGGAAACTGGCGGCCGAACACAAGGTGACGCGCCTGCTGGCGGTGGAGTGGAACGTCGGCCGGACCGGGATCATCGCCCCGCGCGCTGTCCTGGAGCCCGTGGTCATCGACGGGGTGACGGTCACCTACGCCACGCTTCACAATCCGTCCGACATCACCCGTCGCGGGCTCATGATCGGCGACCAGGTGTTCGTGTACCGGGCCGGCGACGTGATCCCCCGGGTCGAGGCACCGCTGGTCGACCAGCGCACCGGCGCCGAGAGCCCGATCGTCTTCCCCGAGGCGTGCCCCCGCTGTGGCGACGCGATCGACACCTCCGAGCAGCGGTGGCGGTGCGTGCGCGGCCGGAGCTGTCAGGCCGTGGCCTCGGTGATCTACGCGGCCGGCCGGGACCAGCTCGACATCGAAGGTCTCGGCGGCACGCGCGCGATCCAGCTGGTGGAGGCCGGTCTGGTCAAGGACGTCGCCGACCTGTTCACGCTGACCCGCGAGCAGCTCCTCGGTCTGGAGCGGATGGGTGAGACCAGCGCCGCCAACCTCCTGGCCGCGATCGAGACCGCCCGCGGGGCCGCATTGAGCCGCGTGTTCTGCGCCCTTGGTGTCCGCGGCACCGGGCGCACGATGTCCCGCCGGATCGCCGCGTACTTCGGCTCGATGGCCGCGATCCGGGCCGCCGACGCGGACACGCTGGCCGGGGTCGACGGCATCGGCTCCGAGAAGGCCCGCGTCATTGCGGCCGAACTCGTCGAACTCGCCCCGCTTCTCGACAGACTCGAGGCCCAGCAGGTCGGCACGCAGGTCACCGAGCCGCAGAAGCCCGCGACCGACGCGAACGACGACGAGGACGCGAACGACGGCGGGGGCTCGGCGGGCGGCCCACTGGCCGGACAGGCCGTCGTGGTGACCGGAGCCATGACCGGCCCCCTTGCGGTGTTGTCCCGCAACGAGATGAACGAGCTGATCGAGCGGGCCGGCGGAAAGGCATCGTCGTCGGTGTCCAAGCGCACCACCCTCGTGGTGGCGGGCGAGAAGGCCGGCTCCAAGCGCACCAAGGCCGAAGAACTGGGCATCCGCATCCTCGACCCCGAGGAATTCGCCGTCCTCGTCGCCGCTCTCCTCCCCACCACCTAG
- a CDS encoding MarR family winged helix-turn-helix transcriptional regulator, producing the protein MEKLERELMLLSRHQVLARRERDPERLERSAYLLLSRIETQGPMSIGQLAEAFGLDTSTVNRQTAALLRCGLAERVADPDGGMARKLRITVEGGRRLAGDREVNQSCLARVVADWSPEEVRELEDVLVRLNRSAEALEGRFWPRTEEDDTRAACHPPVPQESTPRAT; encoded by the coding sequence ATGGAGAAACTGGAGCGGGAGCTGATGCTGCTCTCGCGGCACCAGGTGCTTGCCCGGCGCGAGCGCGACCCCGAACGCCTGGAGCGGTCGGCGTACCTGTTGCTCAGCCGGATCGAAACACAAGGCCCCATGTCCATCGGGCAGTTGGCAGAGGCCTTCGGGCTCGACACCTCGACCGTGAACCGCCAGACGGCCGCACTGCTGCGCTGCGGACTGGCCGAGCGCGTCGCGGACCCGGACGGCGGCATGGCCCGCAAGCTGCGCATCACCGTGGAAGGCGGGCGCCGTCTCGCCGGAGATCGTGAGGTCAACCAGTCCTGCCTGGCCCGGGTGGTCGCCGACTGGTCCCCTGAGGAGGTACGGGAGCTGGAGGACGTCCTGGTCCGGCTCAACCGCAGCGCCGAGGCCCTCGAAGGACGATTCTGGCCGCGCACGGAGGAAGACGACACCCGCGCCGCATGCCACCCGCCGGTCCCGCAGGAATCCACGCCGCGAGCCACGTAG
- a CDS encoding NADH:flavin oxidoreductase, whose product MTVTTSTASRAAEILSRPVTLNGLTVPNRIAMAPMTRMFSPGGVPGEDVQAYYASRAAAGVGLIVTEGTYVGHESAGQSDRVPRFHGEDQLAGWAKVAAAVHEVGGTIVPQLWHIGMVRKQGEAPYADAPAVGPSGVRVDGTEGTGKAMTRADLDDVIGAFADAAAEAERIGFDGVELHGAHGYLLDQFLWERTNRRTDAYGGNAVARTKFAAEIVAAIRERVPADFPVIFRYSQWKQEAYDARLAQTPEELEAILAPLAEAGVDAFHASTRRYWLPEFEGSDLNLAGWTKKLTGRPTITVGSVGLDGDFLRAFVGEGAALGDIDNLLDRMERDEFDMVAVGRALLQDPHWAAKVLGNRFDELKPYDAAALRSLSR is encoded by the coding sequence ATGACCGTCACCACGTCCACCGCCTCCCGCGCGGCCGAGATCCTGTCCCGGCCCGTCACGCTGAACGGCCTGACCGTCCCCAATCGCATCGCGATGGCTCCGATGACGCGGATGTTCTCGCCCGGCGGCGTGCCCGGCGAGGACGTGCAGGCGTACTACGCCAGCCGGGCCGCCGCGGGTGTGGGCTTGATCGTCACCGAGGGCACCTACGTCGGCCACGAGTCCGCCGGGCAGAGCGACCGGGTGCCGCGGTTCCACGGCGAGGACCAGCTGGCGGGGTGGGCGAAGGTCGCCGCCGCCGTGCACGAGGTGGGCGGCACGATCGTGCCTCAGCTGTGGCACATAGGCATGGTGCGCAAGCAGGGCGAGGCACCGTACGCCGACGCGCCCGCCGTCGGCCCCTCCGGCGTCCGCGTCGACGGCACCGAGGGGACCGGCAAAGCGATGACCCGCGCCGACCTCGACGACGTCATCGGCGCGTTCGCCGACGCCGCTGCGGAGGCCGAGCGGATCGGCTTCGACGGAGTCGAACTGCACGGCGCCCACGGCTACCTGCTCGACCAGTTCCTCTGGGAGCGGACCAACCGCCGCACCGACGCCTACGGCGGCAATGCGGTGGCCCGTACGAAGTTCGCCGCGGAGATCGTGGCCGCGATCCGCGAGCGCGTCCCGGCCGACTTCCCGGTGATCTTCCGCTACTCGCAGTGGAAGCAGGAGGCCTACGACGCCCGGCTCGCGCAGACTCCGGAGGAGCTGGAGGCGATCCTGGCCCCGCTGGCGGAGGCCGGCGTCGACGCGTTCCACGCCTCCACCCGGCGCTACTGGCTCCCGGAGTTCGAGGGCTCGGACCTGAACCTGGCGGGCTGGACCAAGAAGCTCACCGGCCGGCCGACCATCACCGTCGGCTCGGTCGGCCTCGACGGCGACTTCCTCCGCGCCTTCGTCGGCGAGGGTGCAGCGCTCGGCGACATCGACAACCTCCTGGACCGTATGGAACGGGACGAGTTCGACATGGTCGCTGTCGGCCGGGCGCTGCTCCAGGACCCGCACTGGGCGGCGAAGGTCCTCGGCAACCGCTTCGACGAGCTGAAGCCCTACGACGCGGCGGCGCTCAGGTCGCTCAGCCGGTAG
- a CDS encoding PIG-L family deacetylase, whose protein sequence is MTDRPLTLMAVHAHPDDEATGTGGVLARYAAEGIRTVLVTCTDGGCGDGPGGVKPGDPGHDPAAVASMRRQELEASCEVLNVTDLEMLDYADSGMMGWPSNDAPGSFWKTPVEEGAARLAALMRHYRPDVVVTYDENGFYGHPDHIQAHRITMAALEMTELTPKVYWTTMPRSAMERFGKIMREFHEDMPEQDPAEAAALAEIGLPDDEITTWVDTTAFSGQKFDALAAHASQGENIFFLRMGKERFGELMGMETFVRVQDATGAAVPENDLFTGLR, encoded by the coding sequence ATGACTGACCGGCCCTTGACGCTCATGGCAGTGCATGCCCACCCCGACGACGAGGCCACGGGAACTGGAGGAGTCCTCGCGCGGTACGCGGCAGAGGGTATCCGCACGGTTCTTGTGACGTGTACCGACGGCGGTTGTGGTGACGGGCCGGGGGGTGTCAAGCCCGGTGATCCCGGGCACGATCCGGCGGCCGTCGCCTCGATGCGCCGACAAGAACTCGAGGCGAGCTGCGAGGTCCTGAATGTCACTGATCTGGAGATGCTGGACTATGCCGACTCCGGGATGATGGGCTGGCCGAGCAACGACGCCCCTGGATCTTTCTGGAAGACCCCCGTGGAAGAAGGCGCTGCCCGGCTCGCGGCCCTCATGCGGCACTACCGGCCCGATGTGGTCGTCACCTATGACGAGAACGGCTTCTACGGCCACCCCGACCACATCCAGGCCCACCGCATCACGATGGCGGCGCTCGAGATGACCGAGCTGACACCGAAGGTGTACTGGACGACGATGCCGCGTTCGGCGATGGAGCGGTTCGGCAAGATCATGCGCGAGTTCCATGAGGACATGCCGGAGCAGGATCCTGCCGAGGCCGCCGCGCTGGCCGAGATCGGCCTCCCCGACGATGAGATCACCACGTGGGTGGACACCACCGCGTTCAGCGGTCAGAAGTTCGACGCGCTGGCCGCACACGCCAGTCAGGGCGAGAACATCTTCTTCCTCAGGATGGGCAAGGAGCGGTTCGGTGAGTTGATGGGCATGGAGACCTTCGTACGTGTCCAGGACGCTACCGGCGCGGCCGTGCCCGAGAACGATCTCTTCACCGGCCTGCGCTGA
- a CDS encoding NADAR family protein codes for MTDSASLVQGSGQVPVGLPRGIEIGSGLPQRGGQFDTPAVYLPPFAAEERATDPGLRGLRNDYPAPISIGEVSYPSVAHAYWALSLARQEDHDAVATADSGAAAQEIAADAPRRNGWEHARTAVMTSLLRAKYDQHPELAEILLATNDATLLYEDVYSSFWGESGGRGRNWLGRLLELVRSELHMHRSGMPVL; via the coding sequence GTGACTGACTCAGCTTCGTTGGTTCAGGGCTCTGGTCAGGTCCCGGTTGGCCTCCCTCGCGGCATCGAGATCGGATCGGGCCTCCCCCAACGCGGAGGTCAGTTCGACACTCCGGCGGTCTACCTGCCCCCCTTCGCGGCGGAGGAGCGGGCGACGGACCCAGGCCTGCGCGGTCTGCGCAACGACTACCCCGCACCGATCTCGATAGGCGAGGTCAGCTACCCCTCGGTCGCACACGCCTACTGGGCCCTGTCGCTCGCGCGCCAGGAGGACCACGACGCGGTCGCGACGGCGGATTCCGGAGCCGCCGCACAGGAGATCGCTGCCGACGCGCCGCGGCGCAATGGCTGGGAGCACGCCCGTACCGCCGTCATGACCAGCTTGCTCCGAGCCAAGTACGACCAACATCCCGAGCTGGCCGAGATCCTGCTGGCGACGAACGACGCCACCCTGCTCTACGAGGACGTGTACTCGAGCTTCTGGGGTGAGAGCGGCGGCCGGGGCCGCAACTGGCTCGGCCGGCTCCTCGAGCTCGTCCGCTCCGAACTCCACATGCACCGATCCGGGATGCCGGTGCTGTAG